AGTGTTCCTCTACGTGGCGAGGGGCAACCCCTACGAGCTTCGCGATACGCTCAGGAGGCTCGGCCTCCACGAGGAGCAGACGCTGACGAAGAGGGGGACAATTGCAGGTGGTTTCGAGGTTGGCGAGGTCATAAAGGCCGACCCCGAGACGCTCTGGGAGATGACCAAGGAAACGAGCGGTTTAAGTCTCGTCCACGGG
The sequence above is drawn from the Thermococcus sp. genome and encodes:
- a CDS encoding ASCH domain-containing protein, whose amino-acid sequence is MEHVIALHQVYAELLFRGLKTVELRKSRAFNEGDLVFLYVARGNPYELRDTLRRLGLHEEQTLTKRGTIAGGFEVGEVIKADPETLWEMTKETSGLSLVHG